The Candidatus Cloacimonadota bacterium genome has a segment encoding these proteins:
- a CDS encoding 2-hydroxyacyl-CoA dehydratase yields the protein MMKIGFTTSFPVEIIFAAGHTPIDLNNIFVTGNASKFVEDAEFEGYPRNICSWIKGMYSVVLQSDIDAVIGVVEGDCSNTHSLMATLQDKNVEVIPFSFPHDRDRTKLEQEIAKLESHFGVTHQQVLEMKKRLDQIRRKLIRLDELTWKDNKITGLENHLWLVNSSDFNSDPDNYENRLDAFLQEAERRNPIKSDFRFGFLGVPPIIEDLYDFFLEQNVSVVFNEIQRQFSMPYLEKDIVDQYLKYTYPYSIFDRLEDIKSEIIKRNLDAVISYSQSFCHRQIDNILIKKYVDIPVLTIEGDQPGKLDARTKLRIESFLDMLRY from the coding sequence ATTATGAAAATCGGCTTCACAACATCCTTCCCGGTAGAAATAATATTTGCTGCCGGTCACACTCCAATAGATCTGAATAACATTTTCGTAACAGGAAATGCATCGAAATTTGTGGAAGATGCAGAGTTTGAAGGCTATCCACGCAATATCTGCAGTTGGATAAAGGGAATGTACAGCGTAGTTCTGCAGTCCGATATCGATGCTGTGATCGGCGTGGTGGAAGGTGATTGCTCAAATACACATTCGCTGATGGCAACATTGCAGGATAAAAATGTGGAAGTCATTCCTTTTTCCTTTCCGCATGATAGAGATCGCACTAAACTGGAGCAGGAAATTGCCAAACTGGAATCTCATTTCGGCGTGACCCACCAGCAGGTTCTGGAAATGAAAAAACGTCTCGATCAAATCCGCAGAAAACTGATCAGATTGGATGAACTTACCTGGAAAGATAACAAAATCACAGGATTGGAAAATCATCTGTGGCTGGTAAATTCCTCTGATTTCAACAGCGATCCTGACAATTATGAAAACCGGCTCGATGCATTCCTGCAGGAAGCAGAAAGAAGAAATCCAATAAAATCAGATTTCAGGTTTGGTTTTCTGGGTGTTCCGCCTATCATTGAAGATCTTTATGACTTTTTTTTGGAGCAAAATGTGAGTGTGGTTTTCAACGAAATCCAGCGTCAATTTTCCATGCCCTATTTGGAGAAAGATATTGTTGATCAATATTTAAAATATACTTATCCATATTCTATTTTCGATCGATTAGAAGACATAAAATCCGAAATTATAAAACGCAACCTGGATGCTGTGATCAGCTATTCGCAATCTTTCTGTCATCGCCAGATCGACAACATCCTGATCAAAAAATATGTGGACATTCCGGTGCTGACGATTGAAGGTGACCAGCCGGGAAAGCTGGATGCCAGAACAAAGTTGAGAATTGAGAGTTTTCTGGATATGTTGAGGTATTAA
- a CDS encoding four helix bundle protein, giving the protein MKDIMELNVYTEALDFSNQIWTFCKQFDYFAQQTVGIQLVKSADSFSANIAEGFGRYHFKENLNFCYFARGSVEETKDWLRKAFQRKLISSKLADEINSEIIIIAKQLNNYINSIKSRASIKK; this is encoded by the coding sequence ATGAAGGATATTATGGAATTAAATGTTTACACTGAAGCATTGGATTTTTCAAACCAGATTTGGACTTTTTGCAAACAATTCGATTATTTTGCACAACAAACTGTTGGAATCCAACTTGTAAAATCAGCTGATTCCTTTTCTGCTAATATTGCTGAAGGTTTCGGCAGGTATCATTTCAAAGAGAATCTAAATTTCTGTTACTTTGCAAGAGGATCTGTAGAAGAAACCAAAGATTGGTTAAGAAAAGCTTTTCAGCGAAAATTAATCTCATCAAAACTTGCTGATGAAATTAATTCAGAAATCATAATAATTGCTAAGCAGTTAAATAATTATATCAACTCTATTAAATCTCGTGCTTCGATCAAAAAATAA
- a CDS encoding ABC-F family ATP-binding cassette domain-containing protein, producing the protein MSIISLSNISHNFGDAEIFNNISFSLEDNSRIGLVGKNGTGKTTLFKIIMNRILPKRGEIHVAKNRKIVYLTQEPELDETQTLMECVLESRQDWVDLRQKLKTFEKELTHDHSDEKMKKYSNIIQQFELAGGYDFQTEMKLVLTHLKFPENTWYRIIDNFSGGEKTRIQLAKFLLQPFDAILLDEPTNHLDLEMIYWLSSYLNRINKPYIIISHDRYFLDSTVTKIVEIKNKTLHHYGGNFSFYKEESKRRLILQEKEYKNQQKKLKKMDEQIKQYLIWGRARDSEVMFKRAKELEKRRAKIEEIEKPTQAKSINLNIQTNKRSGNDVYILENMSFGFPNKTLAKNINLRVGYQDRIAVLGHNGCGKTTLLRVLNKEIKPLSGIAKKGASLNVGYYDQMHLILDDSLTVQETIWQLVPLETRGYVLTYLARFGFRGDDVDKKVGILSGGEKSRLYLAKLIHQKPNLLILDEPTNHLDINMIDSLEDALLNYDGTIIFVSHDTYFIEKIAQKKWFFRNGSVKETKRSLQDLFAEKEEITKSNKSVKKKTKSQNVNPIVLEKLYEDIEKKSSSIMNLEKEILKMEDSFQDPDFYKNDQKVKNLTSQIKAKKIMLAENKIELEKLEHEYLEMSD; encoded by the coding sequence ATGAGTATTATTAGTTTATCAAATATATCGCATAATTTTGGAGATGCAGAAATCTTCAATAACATCTCTTTTTCATTGGAAGATAACAGTCGAATCGGCTTGGTTGGAAAAAATGGAACCGGAAAAACAACTCTTTTCAAAATAATCATGAATCGCATTCTTCCAAAACGAGGAGAAATTCACGTAGCAAAAAATAGAAAAATCGTTTATCTAACACAAGAACCTGAATTAGATGAAACTCAAACTTTAATGGAATGTGTATTGGAATCCCGACAGGATTGGGTTGATTTAAGACAAAAATTGAAAACATTTGAGAAAGAGTTAACACACGATCACAGCGATGAAAAAATGAAAAAGTATTCCAATATCATTCAGCAATTTGAGCTTGCCGGCGGCTATGATTTTCAGACTGAAATGAAGCTGGTTCTCACTCATCTCAAATTTCCTGAAAATACCTGGTACAGAATAATTGATAATTTCAGTGGTGGCGAGAAAACACGCATCCAATTAGCCAAATTTCTTCTGCAGCCTTTTGATGCCATCCTGCTGGATGAGCCAACAAATCATCTGGATCTGGAAATGATCTACTGGCTTTCATCTTATCTGAATCGCATAAACAAACCCTACATAATAATCTCTCATGACAGATATTTCCTTGATTCAACCGTTACAAAAATCGTTGAGATCAAAAACAAAACACTCCATCATTATGGTGGCAACTTCAGCTTTTACAAAGAAGAGTCAAAAAGACGATTAATTCTGCAGGAAAAGGAATACAAAAATCAGCAGAAGAAGCTGAAAAAAATGGATGAACAGATCAAACAGTATCTTATCTGGGGACGGGCGCGAGACAGCGAAGTTATGTTCAAACGAGCCAAAGAGTTGGAAAAACGCAGAGCAAAAATTGAAGAGATCGAAAAACCAACTCAAGCCAAATCAATAAATCTAAATATCCAAACAAACAAAAGAAGCGGAAACGATGTTTATATTTTAGAAAATATGTCATTTGGATTTCCTAACAAAACTTTAGCAAAAAATATAAATTTGAGAGTTGGTTATCAAGATAGAATTGCAGTTTTAGGTCATAACGGCTGCGGAAAAACTACACTTCTGCGAGTCTTGAATAAAGAGATTAAACCACTGAGTGGAATCGCAAAAAAAGGTGCTAGTTTGAATGTGGGTTATTACGATCAGATGCATTTGATCCTGGATGATTCACTAACAGTTCAAGAAACAATCTGGCAGTTGGTTCCGCTGGAAACAAGAGGTTACGTGCTTACATATTTAGCTCGTTTCGGATTTCGGGGTGATGATGTTGATAAAAAAGTTGGAATTTTAAGTGGTGGTGAAAAATCACGGCTTTATCTGGCAAAACTTATACATCAAAAACCAAATCTACTTATTTTGGATGAACCTACAAATCATCTTGATATCAATATGATCGATAGTTTGGAAGATGCTCTTCTAAACTATGATGGAACTATTATCTTTGTATCTCACGATACTTATTTTATCGAAAAAATAGCCCAGAAAAAGTGGTTTTTTAGAAACGGTTCTGTGAAAGAAACTAAACGTTCGTTACAGGATCTTTTTGCTGAAAAGGAAGAAATTACAAAATCTAATAAAAGTGTAAAAAAGAAAACAAAATCCCAAAATGTGAATCCTATAGTTTTGGAAAAGTTGTATGAGGATATCGAAAAAAAATCATCTTCTATAATGAATCTAGAAAAAGAAATCTTGAAAATGGAAGATTCGTTTCAAGATCCTGATTTTTACAAAAATGATCAGAAAGTGAAAAATCTCACATCCCAGATAAAAGCAAAAAAAATTATGCTTGCCGAAAATAAGATCGAGTTGGAGAAATTGGAACATGAATATTTGGAGATGTCAGATTAG